The Dehalococcoidales bacterium sequence AGGGCGGATACCTGTTCCTTGAAGGCCTCGACCTGGTCCCGTGTGATTGCCCAGATTCCGGCTTCACCAACCGGGTCAAGCGTAAGCCTGTTCAGGGCGGCGATGTTCACTTCCGTCCCCACCGGCGCACTTTGCGGCGCCACTATCGCGAGAACACCAACAGCATCGCGAATACCGATGGCAGCAAACCCGGGGAAATATGACTGCTTGACGGCTACCAGCAGGTAGATGCCCTCTTCCTGGAAGGCGTATGTCAGGGTTCCGTTCAAGCCCGTCCGACCGAGGGGAATGCCGTGAAGGCCTATCAGTGTCTCGTAATCTTTTTCTTCGGCAGTAGTTGTCTCATCCTGCCTGAGGGCCGAGAACTGCTCTCTAACAGTGTCGACCTGGTCCCGGGTGATTGCCCAGATTCCGGCATTGGCAACAGGTTCGGAAGTTGCCTTATTGTGGACGGTCATGGTTACATCTTCACCCACACCGGCTCTACCCGGCGCCTCGATAGCCAGCGCTCTTGGAGCATCCCTGGCCACAATCCAGGTGGAACCGGGGTAGTAGCCGTTCCTGAAGGCGATGAGCAGATAGTTTCCTGCTTCGGTGAACTCGTGGTACACCTTACCGTTTGGGCCTGTCTGACCGAGGAAAGTGCCGTGAATGTCTGCTAGTGCCTCGTAGTCCTTCTCTTCGGCCTTGACAGTTTCATCTTGCCTCAAGGCAGATGCTTGCTCCTTGAATACCTCTGCCTGTTCCCGTGTGATTGCCCAGACACCGGCGCCCTCGAACGGTTCCTGGTCTGCCCTGAGGAAGACCGTCATCCGGGTCTCCTGGTTAATCATTGCTACTCTTGGTGCTACAATTGCCAGGGCACCCTGTAACGTTATCCCGGGTTTTGCCCCGGACTCCTGGCCATCATCCGCCAGGGCTGACATCGGGCTGAGCGCCAGTAGCACCAGTGCCATTGCGGCTGCAATTATTACGGACCACCTTTTCCTTTTCATTTGAGTTACCTCCTTACTCTTTCTTTACTCGACTGCGGTCAGCAGTGATTTCTGACCGGGGCCCCTCAGGTCTTTTTCATCCACCGAACCTACAGCCTAGTATCAGTATAGGGCTCCACTATTAACACCGTATTTTGCGTATGTAAAATCTCTGTAAAACCTGGGCATACCTCAGATATGTGCTGTCAGCTTACATACAGGACCATTCCGGATGAGAAGTTCGATTTCGGACTGAAGCAGAAGCGGTACCAGTCCCCTCGGTATGCTCAGTAGAGAACTCTGCCGTGTGATACGGTAAAATCATCGGAAGCATGTCACGCGTATGCCCTTGTCCCCCCAAGTTTGACACTTGTGCGAAAGCGTTGAGTGTAGTAGCATGGGCATCCCGGACAGGACTTCAGAGAGGTGCCATCATGTTGTTGGAGCAATTCTTCCCGCCTGTTGAAATAGCCCTGGTACTTGAACCTGAAGAGCTCGCCCTCCCTCTCTTGAAATACCTTGTAGCTATGGGGCACCGTGGCCGCGAACCTGACCTGAACATCCGCAACTTCTATGCGGGGGCGGAGGTAGATGCATACGCGGGCGAAAAAAGCGATGAAATGTCACGAGCCATAGTCGAGGCGTGGATGTGACTAGAGCGAGAAGGTATGCTTGCGCCCTACTTGCGGAAGGGTCGTGAGTGGGTCTCTGTGACACGACGTGGTGCCAAGCTGGCAGAGGAGTCCGACATAGCTGGCTATGTAAGGAGTAACCTGATTCCGAAGCAATCACTCGACCCGGTCTTGGCGGACAAGGTGTGGCCACTATTCATTCGTGGAGACTACGACACTGCCGTTTTCCAAGCATTCAAAGAGGTTGAGATTCGCGCTAGGACTGCTGCTTATCTATCCCCTGAATCTTATGGCACCAGCTTGATGCGCGATGCCTTTCATCCAGAGAATGGAGTATTGACCGATAGCAGTCTTCCTTCGGCCGAACGCCAAACAACTAGTGACCTGTTTGCTGTAGCAATAGGCTTGTTCAAGAATCCCGCAAGCCACAGAGACGTGGACTGGAATGACCCCGTCGAGTGTGCGGAGTTGATCTACTTGGCGAATCATCTCTTGAGGATGGTAGAGAAGCATGCAGACGAGGAGTGTTCCCGGGCGTGAACCAGCCTACTCCAGTGCCTGGCCCTCTTTGAGCAGTATCTGGTCAGGTGAAAGACGTGGCCGGGATTCCGGGTCCTCATCCGGGTAGCCTATTAGCAGTAGCGTCAGAACGGCAATATGCCTTGGCCAACCCAGTATCTTGGCAGCCTGTCCAAACCTCATCCTCTGCACCCAGCAGGTACCGAGACCGAGGGCCGTGGCCATAAGCACCATGTGTTCCACGGCGATAGCGGTATACATGTGTGCATCGGGGAGGAACTTCTGGAGCTCCGCGGGGTCTTCGCTATCCGCACCAAAGTACTCGGAGCCAGGCGGGGCCAGTTTGTGGCCCTTGACGAAACTGAGGAGTTCGGAGCCGCAGACAACTACTACCGGTGCCTGGGCAATTTGCGGTTGTTCGCCAATGACCGCTCCTTCTATGAGCTTGCTCTTCAGTTCGCCTTCCTTGATTATCTGGAATCGCCACGGCTGCCGATTGGTGCCGGAGGGCGCCAGACGAGCAGCTTCCAGTATCTGTTCCATCATTTCGTCGGGCACCTGGTCAGACTTGAACTTGCGTATACTCCGCCGTTTCTGAATCGCCTCTGCTACTGTCAACATGAAATGCTACCTCCTTGAATCGTGGTCGTGTACTATACAGCGGGTTTCCATCATGCTAGCATAATGCCGCGAAACCTGCAAAGACTGCGAATGGACTCATAACAAGTATTGCTGAAAGTGGTATCGTTGCCTCATAAATGGTGTTACCCAGGGGAGGTACGATGACACGAGGTAGCATACTGGAATACCTGTCGGTGTCGAAGGGGAAGAAGGGATGGTTTCTGGACCAGTTCATTATGGTTACCGGATGCCATCGAAAGGAGGCCATCCGGTTGTTATGCAGAGAAGGCCAGGGGAAGGTGAAGAGAAAAAGTGGGCGGCCACGGCGATATGGTCATGATGTGGATGTTCAGGTTATCGCCATACTCAATCGGCATCTACCAGCAGTGCCCCCGGAGGTACAAGTACCCGATCATCTGAGCGTGTGGAATGTAACCACGAGAAGCTTGGCTAGAGCAGTCTCTCCTTCAACACCTTGAGATTCAGCACGTCCTCTTTGTTGTATTCGAGTAGTGTATTCAGAGCATCAAGGTCGAAGGTGTCCACGTATCGCCACCACAGCCTCACGGCCTGATACCCATCCACTTCCTTGAGCTGTCTGGGAATGCCCAGTTGACGCTCTACAGCCTTGAAGCCACCATACAGGTTGTTTCGCCAGCAGTCGTACATCAGGTCATGGTGCTCAAATAGGTCAGTCAGACTGATACCCAACTGAGAATGCATGAAGGGCAGGTCGAACCTCTTGCCATTATAGGTGTAGATGATGCTGACACCATTCAGGGCTTCGAGGACACTGTCTCCGGTTATCTCCATCCCCACCAACTGAATGAACCTGGGGCCGTCGTCGCTGCACAGGTGGATGCCAACCACGGTGATTTTGTGGTACTGGCGGGACAGTCCCGTTGTCTCAATGTCCAGATAGGCTTCCAATGGGCAGACTCCATGCAGGTTTGCCACATTATACAGCACGAACGGGATGCTGGGCAGTGAGTGTCAATCCACCTTCAGAAGCACCCGGTCACCTGGGCGTGCGGGATGTAGTTGTTACATTAGTGCTGGAGGGAACAAGCATTCACCATAAGGCAAGGGCCAGCAGGTCTTCAATGGTCTGTCATTGAAGATTACTACAGGGGGGGAACGCAGCCAAATCTTAAATAGATTAGTGCTAATACTCACTACTACTCATTAGATAGAAAATTTATTCCCACCACTCTCCAATAAAGAAAATCTTACTATCATCTGTCGAGAACACTGGAGTGTGGCATAAAAACTCAGGAGGAGAGTAATCGGGCGTTATATTGATCATATTGGAACCATCGGAGTTCATTGTATATATGTCATATTTACCTTCGTCGTCAATAGCTCCTACGATAAACACCATTTTGGCTCCCGAGTTTGACCAACTCACAATGCCCTGACTGTAGCCTGTATTCGTTAAGCGTGTTTCATTATAGCCACTGGTATCTATAGTGAATATATTATAGTTACCATGTGGTGACATGTCATTTTCAAGACGCTCAAAAACAATTCTAGCACCATCAGGGCTTAATCGTGGGTCGTAGTCACCAAACGGTAGGTTAGCTTTGCCCCACAGTCCAGCCTTTGGTGGATCCGTCACCTGAACTGGATTAGACCCATTATCATTCATAATCCATATACTGCTTCTTGCGGTAAAGACGATCTTGTCCCCAACCCAATCTATGTCGGCATCATGATAGCCAGAATCATAAAGCTTCCTCTGATTGCTGCCATTTTGCTTCATAGCAAATATGTCCAGACCTTCGTCACGCCAGGAGAGGAAAGCTATCTGATTGCCATCAGGAGACCACACAGGATAGACATCCATGAGGTTATTATTAGTCAGTCTTTTCAATTCTCCGCTATTAATTTTTAAAGTGCAGATCTCTTCATTCTCATTAGCATTGCCTCCAAATTGCTGTGAGAAAGCAAATGCATCACCCGATTTATTTAAGTGTAAAAATGTAATCTTATGTGTCGCACTATAGAGCAATTCCACCTCTTCTGTGGCAATATCCAATGCGTATATACCCCACTTACCGATATGGGGTACTGTCTTTCGTACTGGTTGGTCTTTGGGAGTAGAAGTTGTCGGCAGCGAGTCTGTTGGTGCTAGTCCGGAACATCCGATAGTACCAGCCACGCAGAAGATGAGAAGGAAGAGCACAGTCAGCAGAGCAACCTTACAGGTGAAATAACGGATATTCCAGATCACGCTTTTCCCCCTGCACTATATATATCGGCTTCAATCATGATTGCATCCCTGTAATAATGCTGGACAAAATAGATATTCCCTTCATCGTCGAGACTAACCTGCCCCCAATAATGATACCACTTATTAAGCAGTCAGTCGTCCCCATTGAAATACCAATTAGCCGGAATGTGTGATCAGGTCTTGAAGTCCTAGGCTGCCATAGCCCGGCACGAGGGCGAACACCGACTTGGCCATGACTTCGCTTCACAGGTTGAAGGTCAACTCGAATGTCCTGGTTCGGCCTATTGTACAGTACCGCCCACCATACTGGACTTGATGAAAGGACCCAGGCTGCTGATGAGAGACTGAGTTGCGCCACAAGGAACGTCAAGAACACGGCCTCCATCACGTAGACGGAGGCTTTTCACAAGAATGTAACGCTTTTCAGCCCAGACAGTTCGGCACCGCGGTCACCTGTGAGCAATCGATAACCTTAAGACCTTCAAGTGCCATGGCCAATTCAGTATTCCTCCTTCTATCTGATTGAGGAGATTCCAGGTAATCGGGCTAGCCTTGTCACAAGCCACAGGGCAGAGAGTTGCACCTTTCGGACTTCTGTTAAGTGATTGAACGATAAGAGCGATCGCGTGGTTATGTACCTGATGTGTTCCAAGCTGTGGCTAAATAGCAGGACGTAACCATTTCTTGGCTAAGGGCAGAAAAACGTGCAGGGCTAGTAAGACTGTGAAAGGAATCCAGAGATACTCATGTATCTCAAAAGCCAACTTCTTGGTGAATAGTCCGAAAGTTATAGACTCAACAATTCTGGATTCGGTGATACCGAAGCCAGAGATCATATGGACCATCGTGACTAGTAGTAACAACGATTGTATTATTCTTGATTAGTATCGTTTTATTCTACCTTTCAAGAAAGCCCTCATCTAAGTCTGCTTCGTTGGAGTATCCTCCACTCTCCCAATAGCCCCGGTAGTCGGCATCGTCAGAAAGTTCAATCCTGGTTATCCACTTTATCCACTTGTAGCCCCACTTGCTTTCGGCTACCAGTTGGAAAGGGAATCCCCTTTCGGTAGGGAGGGTAATCGCGTTCATTTTGTGCGCCATGATGATATCGTTGCCCATTATGTAGTCGATTGGCAGTGACGTGGTGTAGCCATCCTTAGCATGAAAGATGACTGTTTCGACACCGGGTAGAGGGATGGCTTCTTCCAGCAGGTCCCTGACCAGCACTCCCTCCCACAGAATGGTGGTGCTCCAGCCCTCCACGCAATTCAGCGTGACTGCCTTTTCGTGGAGCTGATTGCCGTTTATGACTTCATCATAGCTGTACGTCTGAGGTCTCTCCACCAGCCCAGTGATCTCCATCTGGTAGCCTTCAACATCAATGTGCTGTGGCCCCTTGATAGAGTTCTCTCTAAAATCGTTCACCGAAGACAGCTTCTCCCCCTGGTACTCTCGAATTTCCACAGACTCCAGCTCCCTGGTCTCATCCGGACCAGTACCCGGTTCGCAGCCGCTGGCTGCAGCAAACACGGCTATAAGCATAAGAGACGCCACTGCAACAGAAATTGTCCTCCACATATCCTTCCTCTTCCCCCCTTCGCTCACTGAACCCCGGCAAGCTACTGTGGTCACGTTTCATACCCCATGTAAGAACACTTTAGACTGTAGCGGGGACTGTGTATGTGACTTTCGTATCAACCGGAATACAGCGAGGGCTTTGGAGCAATGGAGATATGGGATGACCGGATGGGGGCAGCCAACAGGGGGTAAGCCTTGACCTTGGACCTCCAATGACCTCCTCGCTACAGGTCTGGGGACAGACTCCTGGCTACCTGATAGAAGATGTAGCCCAGCATTCCGTGGGCTACATCTCCAGTGTCAGCCAACTCTGCATGCTTCCTATTCGGTATCTCCTCCTGTCTACCGTAGATAAGCTCATCCTCAATCTCGGTGTACGCCAGCTTTGTACTCGGCAGCTTTGAGATCGGGAATTACCCGGTAGCAGGCTTGAGGTCTGGATTGGCAAGGTGTAACATGATGACTAAAGGAGGGTGAAATGGTAAGAGCACTGGTATTATACCATTCGCAGGAGTTTGGTAACACAGCGGCCATGGCTAAGGCAGTCGCCGAGGGTTTGCGGGAGCTCGGATGCGAGGTTGACCTATTCAACACTGATGACGGCAGGTTCGATGTGACTCAGTTCCCGAAGTACGATTGCGTGGCCTTTGGTTCGCCGGACTACTACAGCTACATTGCTGGTGGGCTCAAGACCTTCATGGACGATCACTATATTTATGATGTTCGCAAAGGACTGGAAGGACTCAAAGAGAAACCCTACGCACTCTTCTACTCACACGGTGGCGGTGGTAGAGTGATAGATGCCATGCTTCGCATTTTCAGACGCGTAGGTACCCTGACTGGTGAGCCGGTCGGTTCAAGAGGTAAACCGGATCCGGAGGTTCTGGAAGAGTGCAGAACTCTGGGCAGAGAGCTGGCTGAAGCCGTTTCGTAGTAATCATCCAAGTCAGTTGTTGCCCTGACTGGAAGGGTTGTAATGTGTTGTGCTGCCTTATATCATGTACCTCTGGGCGTGCGGAATGTAGTTACGGCATTTGTGAGAGAGGTGGTATTGAAGCAGGGACTGGGCAGTCACCAT is a genomic window containing:
- a CDS encoding TIGR02391 family protein, with protein sequence MTRRGAKLAEESDIAGYVRSNLIPKQSLDPVLADKVWPLFIRGDYDTAVFQAFKEVEIRARTAAYLSPESYGTSLMRDAFHPENGVLTDSSLPSAERQTTSDLFAVAIGLFKNPASHRDVDWNDPVECAELIYLANHLLRMVEKHADEECSRA
- a CDS encoding nitroreductase family protein yields the protein MLTVAEAIQKRRSIRKFKSDQVPDEMMEQILEAARLAPSGTNRQPWRFQIIKEGELKSKLIEGAVIGEQPQIAQAPVVVVCGSELLSFVKGHKLAPPGSEYFGADSEDPAELQKFLPDAHMYTAIAVEHMVLMATALGLGTCWVQRMRFGQAAKILGWPRHIAVLTLLLIGYPDEDPESRPRLSPDQILLKEGQALE
- a CDS encoding ribonuclease H-like domain-containing protein, whose translation is MEAYLDIETTGLSRQYHKITVVGIHLCSDDGPRFIQLVGMEITGDSVLEALNGVSIIYTYNGKRFDLPFMHSQLGISLTDLFEHHDLMYDCWRNNLYGGFKAVERQLGIPRQLKEVDGYQAVRLWWRYVDTFDLDALNTLLEYNKEDVLNLKVLKERLL
- a CDS encoding molybdopterin-dependent oxidoreductase, whose amino-acid sequence is MWRTISVAVASLMLIAVFAAASGCEPGTGPDETRELESVEIREYQGEKLSSVNDFRENSIKGPQHIDVEGYQMEITGLVERPQTYSYDEVINGNQLHEKAVTLNCVEGWSTTILWEGVLVRDLLEEAIPLPGVETVIFHAKDGYTTSLPIDYIMGNDIIMAHKMNAITLPTERGFPFQLVAESKWGYKWIKWITRIELSDDADYRGYWESGGYSNEADLDEGFLER
- a CDS encoding flavodoxin domain-containing protein, with the translated sequence MVRALVLYHSQEFGNTAAMAKAVAEGLRELGCEVDLFNTDDGRFDVTQFPKYDCVAFGSPDYYSYIAGGLKTFMDDHYIYDVRKGLEGLKEKPYALFYSHGGGGRVIDAMLRIFRRVGTLTGEPVGSRGKPDPEVLEECRTLGRELAEAVS